TGCCTGCAAGAACGTGATGGCAGAATGCATTTTGTCCTGGTCTTAACTAAGGTAAACTTTTCCTATTGTTTCATTTGATAACTTCCTTGGGTACTCCATATCATGTACTGGTATATTACTTTACAGGCATCAATGAATTTTTACATACACGTCTTTGCGTACGTGTGCATGCCAGAATTTTCTATCTGAATCTATGCCATTTAAGAACACAATAGGCGTAATCCAAGTATattctatcatttttttttcctcgtgCTTTGCATTATTCTGGTTTGGATGGGAGGGCTTTCTTGTTTGGTTTGGTGAAGGCTCTGCTCTGCACATTTTTGTTGGCCCTTTTGTTTGGTTTGCTGGACGTATTGAATTAAGCTGGTTGTTTGAGCTGTCTGTGTAAGCAGCTTGGGAACTTGAAAGATATAATGCATGAAGTTTACACGCAGGCCTCTTTACCTTACCTGTTCAACTGAGGGAACTGACTGCAAATAAAGTTGCTCAGCTTCTAAACTTTCTGCAATTCAAGGAGGATAGATATATGTATGCTGAGAGTTGGGGCCTATCCTGAAATTGGACAAAGATGTTTATGAGTGAAGGGGACAGGCCAAATGCTTTGGATGGATCAAATTCTTCTGTTTCATTTTATcgtttcatatttttcttttatgtctgTCTATATCTGGAGTATGATTGTAGAATATAGCACTAAGATTTTTCATCTATCTAAGAAACCTTAGAGTTCTCTTGGTTTATTGATCACTCACTCTATATTGCTCCCTActtctgattttcttttcgagCTATGACTCTACACTTCAATTCGAGAAATTGAATGTCGTTGGTATTTGTGGTTCTCACTTTTATTCATAACCGTTGGATGcatgagagaaaaaataaaacgtTAGATCTACTATGATCTAAAGGTGTAGCGAACGCTCCCAATAACTTTTCGAAGTTGCTCCAGATTTGGATGTTGATAATATTTTGATGAGGGGTGGTTTTACAGGATTTGTATTTAAGAATGTTTGCTTTTAAAGATAGGAAATAGATTTTggtattatattttaagaaattatgtTACATATTGAATTTGGTTTATATGGttctaaaaattttacaaGATTTCTatttgagaatgtttgctgatCCTCCCCATCCACGCGCCTCAATGCCTTCTTTACACCTTCAATTCCGCCACCGCCGTCGACGAACACCGCCATCTCCTGCCACCGTAATGTGTCTATCAATGGCAGGTCCTGAATCGGACGGTCCGAAATTATTATCGGCACACACCTAAGCCTCAAAGCCTACCCAATCCCTGAAACatcaccgccgccgccgcgtATTCGAACAAACAGAAGTTTTATCACCAGTCTCTCCTCGTAACTCGACGGCGGCTCCGACTCTATCAGAAATTCAGGATTCTCAATCAACTCCTTCATCAAAGACAGACCCCACACCCACCCATACCCGATAAAACCCAACACACACTCTCTCTCCGTCGACTCACTTGCCGGCGTCGGAAGCCAACCAAGAACCGGCGGTAACGTAATACCCTGGTGAGGAATAAGGAGTTGGGCACGGAGAGTGCGGATCAAACGCGCAAGAGGGCGCGCAGAGAGATGGGGTAAGAAGGGGATGAAGAACAAGTGGGCCTCGTGGGATTGTGAGTAGCGTAGTGGCTGCTGAGATGCGATTGGTAGAAAAAGCGTTTCACCGGGCGAAGGAaagaaaactttttttaatatatatatataataaaaaaaaatgtgttattaaattcttatatttgaattcatgcaccattcaaaatttgattattgttttcaaattcttttatttcagtttatatatttaaaaaaaaaaaacaccaaaaacaacgaaaaaataatacatataATCTGtacttataaaaataataaaatcattgtAATATGTaagtctgggtggtgtagttggttatcacgctagtctcacacactagaggtccccgGTTCGAACCCGGGCTCAGACATACGTATactttttttggttttcacttatttttttcaatttcctcAATTTAAATTGTTATCAAGAATACTTACTATTTGGTTTtcacttatttttttcaatttcctcAATTTAAATTGTTATCAAGAATACTTACTATTTGGTTTtcacttatttttttcaatttcctcAATTTAAATTGTTATCAAGAATACTTACTATTTGGTTTtcacttatttttttcaatttcctcAATTTAAATTGTTATCAAGAATACTTACTATTTGGTTTtcacttatttttttcaatttcctcAATTTAAATTGTTATCAAGAATACTTACTATTTGGTTTtcacttatttttttcaatttcctcAATTTAAATTGTTATCAAGAATACTTACTATTTGGTTTtcacttatttttttcaatttcctcAATTTAAATTGTTATCAAGAATACTTACTATTTAAAGATTTCATCTCAGTGTCATAGTTAAACTAAAAGAagattcttaattatttttttcatctcaGTGTCATAGTTAAACTAAAAGAagattcttaattattttttcaaaaaataatctaCAATTATTAGCCAGATGGAGCCAGGATCTTATGACGGTATGATAATTTAGATGGGGCCAGGGTCCTGTACATTCGGCCTACCGCGTGTTTTTCGTGCAAGCGAATCTCAGCCGCTCAAGAGTTGAGCATTCGTCGAGGCTTATGCTACCACTCGATTAATGTCCGTACGGGAATGATTGAATGCCTATCCGATCTTCCTCTGGGACCGACCTTACCTAATCATTTGATTgattaatcattaaaaatagggcccaattttttttattgagcTGGCCCATAATTTGAGGCCCATAATTGAGGAGCGTCTACAGCCCGAAACTCGTGGCTTTACAAGCCCTATCCATTAATTCACCACTaactttatttcctttttttttttctcgatttttaaaataccacTAATTTTATTGGCTGAGATTCCATCCTACGTTGTTATggaattcttttctttttggtcttCTGCCACGTTCaagcctctttctttccttttaattaaatataaaatacgaAACTGAAGATTTTAACTCCACAATATTTTTGGAtgcttaaacttttaaattttttttaataaatattatttaacaaaaacatattGGTTTATCTAAAATagtctttataaaagtgtatGAAGTATGAAGTAAAACTGTTGTAGTCTATACGACTTATACgagttttttctttgaaaataaaaactaactTGATAAATATAAGAATGAGTTTATTGAATAgaataaaatacttttatctagataattttgagttgattttaaacgaaatttaaagaaaagataattaTATTAGTACAGTTAATGAATTTTctcattatatataaaataattcaaaatttggttgCATACTTTGACGTCACCCTTAAATTATTGATTGCAATGTGTGTTTtgatatttatgattttgtgAAATCAAAATGGAGGATGTTGATAAGGAGTGATGTGATATTGAGGTTCATAGCTTCCACTAGGTTTCGAGTCCACGTACTAGTTTggatttcataaattattcaattcaCTTAATAGAAAGATGCACTTTCAGTTTCATACTAACTAATtttccaatttaaaaaaatactgctttaatcaattttcaaatgaaaactCGTAAACATCacaataacttttttaaaatttaaaattaatattgtgaCATTTACAGTCTCAgcaattgttacaaatagaCAGGACCCCACATGGCAACCAACTCAGGCTGACGGGCAGGGGACCACAGATGACGTGTGTAGGTACTCAAAAGGGGTCTGGTTTAATGATTGGACTTCGAGCACATTTTCAACACGTGGAAGGGTGAGAACCTGCCACGTCACAGCCCAAAACGTAGCCTATGAAAgttggagaaaaaagaaaggggcTTTAAAACGTCGTCCTTCCAGAAACTTCCTGGTAACTCCTGGCTAGAAATCGTCCAGGGATCTGATGGCTCAGATATTGCCACATGTCAAAGTGTCACGTAAGCATCCAACGTGGCACTCCCCATTCCCCTGAAAATGATACGTTGccctttttttaatgtctGAACCTTAGGGCagtttttttcccttcttccgTATCACTTCCCAAGTCCACCAAACACTAGTTGGAATTAATCTCTGTTTGCATAGAAACCGCACGAAAATCTGAGACCCCGAAAGAAATTAGCGCCTGTTCTTTGGTGggtctttttaaattttccttCTTTGGGCGGTAAATCGATATGAATGGCGAGGGGAACAGAGGCGAAGAAGAGATCGTGCAAATGGAAGAGGATGTCAAGGAGCAGAAGCTTGTGTATATGTGGGGGTATCTTCCTGGAGCTTTGCCGCAGAGGTCTCCGTTGCTGTCTCCTGTGGCAGTTCGGCTTCCAGGTAAGGATGGCACTGATGGGCACGCTTGGAAGGATGTTTGCGGTGGAGGTTGCGGGTTCGCCGTGGCCATTTCTGGTGATTTTTCTTTGGAACTTGTTTTGTGATTCTTTTATGGGTTTGTTTTTTGCTCTTCTTCTGGGTTTGTATCCTGGTTTTGATGTTTTCAGTTGGAAGTTTGTGGGTTCTTGAATTCTTGCATAACTGGATTTTGTTGATTTGGTGAATGCAAGTCTATTATGTTATGGGGTGTGCTTTTTTTCTGGctgaaaatttgtttaatgGAGCGAGGAAGTGGATGTTAGTTCTAGggaggttttttttctttaaataaaaaaaagtttgaaaaccGTACCTCTGAATGTCTTTTCAGTACTTGATCTTTTTAGTTCTATTGATTACATTTTgggttttattatttactcaTGATCCTAATGTTTATTGTCTTCAATGATTGCTGATATTGGATTATATAGTTTCTCCAATgcaattctttcttttatttgatatttagtCTTATGTTTTCCTCATTTACCCAGCATCTGGAAAACTCATAACATGGGGCTCAACAGATGATCTTGGTCAAAGCTATGTGACGTCTGGGAAGCATGGGGTATAAGCCATACACAATGTTCATTGAATTACAATGATTTTACTTTCATTTCTTAATGAACTCACCTGTCGccatatttcaattttcttctcaaGGAAACTCCAGAGCCTTTTCCTCTTCCAACCGAAACTTCTATAGTAAAAGCAGCCGCAGGTTGGGCCCATTGTGCTGCCATTACAGGTAAaccatttcttctcttttgagTCTTTTTGCTTAATCAGAGATTTTTGAAGAGTGAGATACACTAGGAATATTGTAATGCCAATTGATCTGGTTTATGTGCAGACAGAGGAGAAGTCTTCACATGGGGATGGAAAGAATGTGTTCCTTCTGGGAAGATCTTTGGTGATCTGTCTGTTGGGATTGGCTATGAAAGGGATGTATTAGAGAGGCAGTCAGCGTCCGTGATAGATCAATGTACTGCacgaatttaaatatgataagaGGGTTTTCAAAGTTTTTCTCTCTGActtttcatgttctttgtgtCAGTGAGCTCTCACTTACAAGCTTCACGATCTACTGGTGCTGTTTTTTCCAATATTGAAGCTAGAGGTGGTGGCacagaaagttcaaagaggagaAGGGTTTCATCAGCAAAACTTGCAGATGAAAGTTCGTCAGCAAGTGATGACACTCTCTCTGCACTTCCCTGTCTGGTAACTCTTAATCCTGGTGTAAGAATAGCCTCTGTTTCTGCAGGAGGCCGTCATACACTCGCATTGTCAGGTAATTCTGATATATAAAGTATTGATATTGCCCACTTGTTCCCAATTTTGAGATTTCTAGCCTATTGCCTTTGCAAGACTTGGCTGGTCAGTTTGATATAACATATAATGCACCCTAATGTCTTCAAAGTTTCAGATATGGGACAAGTCTGGGGGTGGGGCTATGGTGGAGAAGGACAGCTAGGTTTGGGCTCCCACATACGTATGGTTTCCTCTCCACA
This genomic window from Cucurbita pepo subsp. pepo cultivar mu-cu-16 chromosome LG01, ASM280686v2, whole genome shotgun sequence contains:
- the LOC111806041 gene encoding ultraviolet-B receptor UVR8-like isoform X2, with protein sequence MNGEGNRGEEEIVQMEEDVKEQKLVYMWGYLPGALPQRSPLLSPVAVRLPGKDGTDGHAWKDVCGGGCGFAVAISASGKLITWGSTDDLGQSYVTSGKHGETPEPFPLPTETSIVKAAAGWAHCAAITDRGEVFTWGWKECVPSGKIFGDLSVGIGYERDVLERQSASVIDQLSSHLQASRSTGAVFSNIEARGGGTESSKRRRVSSAKLADESSSASDDTLSALPCLVTLNPGVRIASVSAGGRHTLALSDMGQVWGWGYGGEGQLGLGSHIRMVSSPHPIPCIESSSFGKDRPTALARGSASLEGQGSRIPGSYVKGIACGGRHSAAVTDAGALLTFGWGLYGQCGQGCTDDELSPTCVSSLLGIQIESVAAGLWHTVCISSNGDVYSFGGNQFGQLGTGGGQSETLPRLVDAPSVENVNAKVVSCGARHSAIVSEDGKVFCWGWNKYGQLGLGDVIDRNIPVEVPMENCTPKNVSCGWWHTLLLAESPT
- the LOC111806041 gene encoding ultraviolet-B receptor UVR8-like isoform X1 encodes the protein MNGEGNRGEEEIVQMEEDVKEQKLVYMWGYLPGALPQRSPLLSPVAVRLPGKDGTDGHAWKDVCGGGCGFAVAISASGKLITWGSTDDLGQSYVTSGKHGETPEPFPLPTETSIVKAAAGWAHCAAITDRGEVFTWGWKECVPSGKIFGDLSVGIGYERDVLERQSASVIDQLSSHLQASRSTGAVFSNIEARGGGTESSKRRRVSSAKLADESSSASDDTLSALPCLVTLNPGVRIASVSAGGRHTLALSVSDMGQVWGWGYGGEGQLGLGSHIRMVSSPHPIPCIESSSFGKDRPTALARGSASLEGQGSRIPGSYVKGIACGGRHSAAVTDAGALLTFGWGLYGQCGQGCTDDELSPTCVSSLLGIQIESVAAGLWHTVCISSNGDVYSFGGNQFGQLGTGGGQSETLPRLVDAPSVENVNAKVVSCGARHSAIVSEDGKVFCWGWNKYGQLGLGDVIDRNIPVEVPMENCTPKNVSCGWWHTLLLAESPT